TGCGATAATCTTTCGATTCGTAGCTTTTTAATGCTGTAACTAATATGTTATCTATAGCAATATCCGAAGAACGAGTATTAATTACTACATTATATGGTTTATAATAGCTACTGTATACTTTTTCGTTAGAGTAGGAATTTTTATTGTCTAACAAAAACATTAAACTTCCAATACCAATAAACAAAACGATAGAAGCTGCTGCAAGATTCCATTTATTGAGAAATTTTATTGTGCGCTTTCGTTTTGCTCCAGCAGGTGTTTCTATGGCATCTAATTTATTTCTAAGAGCCATAATATCATTTTCCATAATGGCTTCATCTACCTCTTTATGTAGCTGTAAATCTTCTTTAAGATCTATATCGGAAAGAAGATCTTTCTCGAATTTTTTAAGTTGTTCATCAGACAATTCGCCGTCTAAGAAATCCTCAATTCTGTCAAAATCTTTTTCATTCATCATATACGTCATTAAATTCATTATCATTTTTAATACTTTCAATCAGCATTTGTTTACACCGATATCTTCTCTTTTTAGCATACTTCTCGCTTTTAAAGCCCATAATTTCGGCTATTTCTTTAAGTGAGACTTTATCCAGTGCCATTTGAAGTATTTTTTTGCAATCGGGACCTAATTGTTGGAAGTGCTTTTGATACAATCGAAACTTTTCAGTACGATCGTAGGTAGGCGAAGCTTCGTCTAACCTATTTTCAATAATTCCTTCCGAATTAATCTCATTGCTATTTTTCCTTTTTTCAAGTTGTTTTAACCATAAAAGTCTGCAAATGGAATAGATGTATGTTTTAAAGTTACAAGTAAGAACCAAAGGTTCCTTTTTCATTTTACGATAGATTACAATAATAGCTTCCTGAAAAAGATCGCGTGCATCTTCTTCGCTTCCATTATTGTTTTCTATAAAATTGCAGATACTAGGAAAGAATGTTTTGTAGATGTAGTTTAATAC
This genomic interval from uncultured Marinifilum sp. contains the following:
- a CDS encoding sigma-70 family RNA polymerase sigma factor, whose amino-acid sequence is MDYTTEAILEGISMSNNDVLNYIYKTFFPSICNFIENNNGSEEDARDLFQEAIIVIYRKMKKEPLVLTCNFKTYIYSICRLLWLKQLEKRKNSNEINSEGIIENRLDEASPTYDRTEKFRLYQKHFQQLGPDCKKILQMALDKVSLKEIAEIMGFKSEKYAKKRRYRCKQMLIESIKNDNEFNDVYDE